The following proteins are co-located in the Apis mellifera strain DH4 linkage group LG11, Amel_HAv3.1, whole genome shotgun sequence genome:
- the Mrjp4 gene encoding major royal jelly protein 4 isoform X1: MTKWLLLMVCLGIACQNIRGAVVRENSSRKNLTNTLNVIHEWKYLDYDFGNDEKRQAAIQSGEYDRTKNYPLDVDQWHNKTFLAVIRNNGVPSSLNVVSDKTGNGGPLLQPYPDWSFVKYEDCSGIVSAHKIAIDEYERLWVLDSGLVNNTQPMCSPKLLAFDLNTSQLLKQVEIPHDVATTGKGELVSLTVQAMDSTNTMVYMVDNKNTLIVYQNADDSFHRLSSHTLNHNSDKMSDQQENLTLKEVDNKVYGMALSPVTHNLYYNSPSSENLYYVNTESLMKSENQGNDVQYERVQDVFDSQLTVKAVSKNGVLLFGLANNTLSCWNEHQSLDRQNIDVVARNEDTLQMVVSMKIKQNIPQSGRVNNTQRNEYLLALSDRNQNVLNNDLNLEHVNFQILGANVNDLIRNSRCANFDNQDNNHYNHNHNQARHSSKSDNQNNNQHNDQAHHSSKSNNRHNNND, translated from the exons atgacaaaatggTTGCTGTTGATGGTATGCCTTGGCATAGCTTGTCAAAATATTAGAGGTGCCGTTGTTCGAGAAAATTCCTCGAGAAAAAACTTGACAAATACCTTGAACGTGATTCACGAATGGAAGTATCTCGATTATGATTTCGGTAACGACGAAAAGAGGCAAGCTGCGATTCAATCTGGCGAATATGATCgtacaaaaaattatcctcTTGACGTCGATCAATGGcaca ACAAGACTTTTCTCGCTGTAATAAGAAACAATGGTGTGCCTTCCTCTTTGAACGTGGTATCTGATAAAACTGGCAACGGTGGACCGCTTCTACAACCGTATCCTGATTGGTCATTTGTCAAGTACGAAGATTGCTCTGGAATCGTGAGCGCTCACAAAATTGCt ATCGACGAATATGAGAGATTGTGGGTTCTGGACTCGGGTCTCGTCAATAATACGCAACCCATGTGTTCTCCAAAACTGCTCGCTTTTGATCTCAATACCTCGCAATTGCTCAAGCAAGTCGAGATACCGCACGATGTTGCCACCACAGGAAAGGGCGAATTAGTATCTTTAACTGTTCAAGCTATGGATTCTACAAATACTATG GTGTACATGGTAGACAACAAAAATACTTTGATCGTTTACCAAAATGCCGATGATTCTTTTCATCGATTGTCTTCCCACACTTTGAATCACAACTCTGACAAAATGTCAGATCAACAAGAAAATCTCACCTTGAAAGAAGTAGACAACAAAGTTTATGGAATGGCACTTAGTCCCGTGACGCATAATCTTTATTACAATTCTCCGTCTTCTGAGAATTTGTATTATGTTAACACAGAATCGTTAATGAAATCGGAAAATCAAGGAAATGACGTGCAATATGAAAg AGTCCAAGACGTTTTCGACAGTCAATTAACCGTTAAAGCAGTATCGAAAAATGGCGTACTCCTTTTCGGACTCGCGAATAATACCCTTAGTTGCTGGAACGAGCATCAGTCACTTGACAGACAAAATATC GATGTCGTAGCTCGAAATGAGGACACGCTTCAAATGGTCGTTAGTATGAAGATTAAGCAAAACATTCCACAATCTGGCAGAGTTAATAATACgcaaagaaatgaatatttgttgGCTTTAAGCGACAGAAACCAGAACGTGCTAAACAACGATCTTAATCTCGAACACGTGAACTTCCAAATTTTGGGCGCTAACGTAAACGACTTGATACGGAATAGTCGTTGCGCAAATTTTGACAATCAGGATAATAATCActataatcataatcataatcaaGCTCGTCATTCTTCAAAATCTGACAATCAGAATAACAATCAACATAACGATCAAGCTCATCATTCTTCAAAGTCTAACAATCGGCATAACAATAACGATTAA
- the Mrjp4 gene encoding major royal jelly protein 4 precursor (The RefSeq protein has 11 substitutions compared to this genomic sequence), with the protein MTKWLLLMVCLGIACQNIRGGVVRENSSGKNLTNTLNVIHKWKYLDYDFDNDERRQAAIQSGEYDRTKNYPLDVDQWHNKTFLAVIRYNGVPSSLNVVSDKTGNGGRLLQPYPDWSFAKYEDCSGIVSAHKIAIDEYERLWVLDSGLVNNTQPMCSPKLFAFDLNTSQLLKQVEIPHDVATTGKGELVSLTVQAMDSTNTMVYMVDNKNTLIIYQNADDSFHRLSSHTLNHNSDKMSDQQENLTLKEVDNKVYGMALSPVTHNLYYNSPSSENLYYVNTESLMKSENQGNDVQYERVQDVFDSQLTVKAVSKNGVLLFGLANNTLSCWNEHQSLDRQNIDVVARNEDTLQMVVSMKIKQNVPQSGRVNNTQRNEYLLALSDRNQNVLNNDLNLEHVNFQILGANVNDLIRNSRCANFDNQDNNHYNHNHNQARHSSKSDNQNNNQHNDQAHHSSKSNNRHNNND; encoded by the exons atgacaaaatggTTGCTGTTGATGGTATGCCTTGGCATAGCTTGTCAAAATATTAGAGGTGCCGTTGTTCGAGAAAATTCCTCGAGAAAAAACTTGACAAATACCTTGAACGTGATTCACGAATGGAAGTATCTCGATTATGATTTCGGTAACGACGAAAAGAGGCAAGCTGCGATTCAATCTGGCGAATATGATCgtacaaaaaattatcctcTTGACGTCGATCAATGGcaca ACAAGACTTTTCTCGCTGTAATAAGAAACAATGGTGTGCCTTCCTCTTTGAACGTGGTATCTGATAAAACTGGCAACGGTGGACCGCTTCTACAACCGTATCCTGATTGGTCATTTGTCAAGTACGAAGATTGCTCTGGAATCGTGAGCGCTCACAAAATTGCt ATCGACGAATATGAGAGATTGTGGGTTCTGGACTCGGGTCTCGTCAATAATACGCAACCCATGTGTTCTCCAAAACTGCTCGCTTTTGATCTCAATACCTCGCAATTGCTCAAGCAAGTCGAGATACCGCACGATGTTGCCACCACAGGAAAGGGCGAATTAGTATCTTTAACTGTTCAAGCTATGGATTCTACAAATACTATG GTGTACATGGTAGACAACAAAAATACTTTGATCGTTTACCAAAATGCCGATGATTCTTTTCATCGATTGTCTTCCCACACTTTGAATCACAACTCTGACAAAATGTCAGATCAACAAGAAAATCTCACCTTGAAAGAAGTAGACAACAAAGTTTATGGAATGGCACTTAGTCCCGTGACGCATAATCTTTATTACAATTCTCCGTCTTCTGAGAATTTGTATTATGTTAACACAGAATCGTTAATGAAATCGGAAAATCAAGGAAATGACGTGCAATATGAAAg AGTCCAAGACGTTTTCGACAGTCAATTAACCGTTAAAGCAGTATCGAAAAATGGCGTACTCCTTTTCGGACTCGCGAATAATACCCTTAGTTGCTGGAACGAGCATCAGTCACTTGACAGACAAAATATC GATGTCGTAGCTCGAAATGAGGACACGCTTCAAATGGTCGTTAGTATGAAGATTAAGCAAAACATTCCACAATCTGGCAGAGTTAATAATACgcaaagaaatgaatatttgttgGCTTTAAGCGACAGAAACCAGAACGTGCTAAACAACGATCTTAATCTCGAACACGTGAACTTCCAAATTTTGGGCGCTAACGTAAACGACTTGATACGGAATAGTCGTTGCGCAAATTTTGACAATCAGGATAATAATCActataatcataatcataatcaaGCTCGTCATTCTTCAAAATCTGACAATCAGAATAACAATCAACATAACGATCAAGCTCATCATTCTTCAAAGTCTAACAATCGGCATAACAATAACGATTAA
- the Mrjp6 gene encoding major royal jelly protein 6 precursor (The RefSeq protein has 11 substitutions compared to this genomic sequence): protein MTNWLLLIVCLSIACQDVTSAIHQRKSSKNLEHSMNVIHEWKYIDYDFGSDEKRQAAIQSGEYDYTKNYPFDVDQWHNKTFLAVIRYDGVPSSLNVISEKIGNGGCLLQPYPDWSWANYKDCSGIVSAYKIAIDKFDRLWVLDSGLINNIQLMCSPKLLAFDLNTSKLLKQIEIPHNIAVNASTGMGGPVSLVVQAMDPMNTTVYIADDRGDALIIYQNSDDSFHRLTSKTFDNDLRYSELAVAGESFTVHDGIFGMALSPVTNNLYYSPLTSHSLYYVNMEPFMKSQYEENNIEYEGIQDIFNTQSSAKVMSKNGVLFFGLVNNSAIGCWNEHQPLQRQNMDMVAQNEKTLQMIISVKIIQNLAYSGRMNRIHKNEYMLALSNRMQKIVNNDFNFDEVNFRILGANVNNLIKNTRCAKSNNQNNNQNKYKNQAHLD from the exons atgACAAACTGGTTACTGCTGATAGTGTGTCTTAGCATAACTTGTCAAGATGTCACAAGTGCGATTCATCAaagaaaatcttcaaaaaatttggaaCATTCGATGAACGTGATTCACGAATggaaatatatcgattatgaTTTTGATAGTGATGAAAAAAGACAAGCTGCGATTCAATCTGGCGAATACGATCATACGAAAAATTATCCCTTCGACGTCGATCAATGgcata ATAAGACTTTTCTCGCTGTAATAAGATACGATGGTGTACCTTCCTCTTTGAACGTGATATCTGAGAAAATTGGCAACGGTGGATGCCTTCTACAACCGTATCCTGATTGGTCGTGGGCGAACTACAAAGATTGTTCTGGAATAGTGAGCGCTTACAAAATTGCG ATCGACAAATTTGACAGATTGTGGGTTCTGGACTCGGgtcttgttaataatattcaacttATGTGTTCTCCAAAATTACTTGCCTTTGATCTCAATACCTCAAAGTTGCTTAAACAAATCGAGATACCGCACGATATTGCCGTAAATTCCAGCACAGGAATGGGAGGACTCGTATCGCTAGTTGTTCAAGCTATGGATCCTATGAATACTACG GTGTATATAGCAGACGACAGAGGTGACGCTTTAATCGTCTATCAAAATTCTGATGATTCTTTCCATCGATTGACTTCCAAAACTTTTGATAACGATCTCAGATATTCTGAACTGGCCGTCGCGGGAGAAAGTTTCACAGTGCATGATGGAATTTTTGGAATGGCACTTAGTCCTGTGACGAACAATCTTTATTACAGCCCTCTCACTTCTCGCAGTTTGTATTATGTTAACACAGAACCATTCATGAAATCacaatatgaagaaaataatatagaatatgaagg aatCCAAGATATTTTCAACACTCAATCGTCCGCTAAAGTAATGTCGAAAAATGGCGTCCTTTTCTTCGGACTTGTGAATAATTCAGCTATTGGTTGTTGGAACGAGCATCAACCACTTCAGAGACAAAATATg GATATGGTCGCTCAGAATGAAAAGACACTTCAAATGATCATTAGcgtgaaaattatacaaaatcttGCATATTCCGGAAGGATGAATAGAATTCACAAGAATGAATATATGTTGGCTTTAAGTAACAGAATGCAGAAAATAGTAaacaatgattttaatttcgacgAAATAAACTTTCGAATTTTGGGTgcgaatgtaaataatttaataaaaaacactcGTTGTGCAAAGTCTAACAATCAGAATaacaatcaaaataaatataagaatcaaGCTCATTTAGATTAG
- the Mrjp5 gene encoding major royal jelly protein 5 isoform X1 — protein sequence MTTWLLLVVCLGIACQGITSVTVRENSPRKLANSMNVIHEWKYLDYDFGSDERRQAAIQSGEYDHTKNYPFDVDQWRGMTFVTVPRYKGVPSSLNVISKKIGNGGRLLQPYPDWSWANYKDCSGIVSAYKIAIDKFDRLWILDSGIINNTQPMCSPKLHVFDLNTSQQLKQVVMPHDITVNASTGMGGLVSLVVQAMDPVNTIVYMADDKGDALIVYQNSDDSFHRLTSNTFDYDPKYIKMMAAGESFTAKDGIFGMALSPMTNNLYYSPLSSRSLYYVNTKPFMKSEYGANNVQYQGVQDIFNTESIAKIMSKNGVLFFGLMNNSAIGCWNEHQPLQRENMDMVAQNKKTLQMIISMKILKDL from the exons ATGACAACTTGGTTGTTGCTGGTCGTGTGCCTTGGCATAGCTTGTCAAGGTATCACAAGCGTCACTGTTCGAGAAAATTCTCCGAGAAAGTTGGCAAATTCGATGAACGTGATTCACGAATGGAAATATCTCGATTATGATTTCGGTAGCGACGAAAGGAGGCAAGCTGCGATTCAATCTGGCGAATATGACCATACGAAAAATTATCCCTTCGATGTCGATCAATGGCGTg GTATGACTTTTGTAACCGTACCAAGATACAAAGGTGTACCTTCTTCTTTGAACGTGATATCTAAGAAAATTGGCAACGGTGGACGACTTCTACAACCGTATCCTGATTGGTCGTGGGCGAACTATAAAGATTGCTCTGGAATAGTGAGCGCTTACAAAATTGCG ATCGACAAGTTCGACAGATTGTGGATTCTGGACTCAggtattatcaataatactCAACCCATGTGTTCACCAAAATTGCATGTCTTTGATCTCAATACCTCACAGCAGCTTAAGCAAGTTGTAATGCCGCATGATATTACCGTAAATGCCAGTACAGGAATGGGAGGACTCGTATCACTAGTTGTTCAAGCTATGGATCCTGTGAATACTATC GTGTATATGGCAGATGACAAAGGTGATGCTTTAATCGTCTACCAAAATTCTGACGATTCCTTCCATCGATTGACTTCCAACACTTTCGATTACGATcccaaatatatcaaaatgatGGCCGCGGGAGAAAGTTTCACAGCGAAAGATGGAATTTTTGGAATGGCACTCAGCCCCATGACAAACAATCTTTATTACAGCCCTCTTTCTTCTCGCAGTTTGTATTATGTTAATACAAAACCATTCATGAAATCAGAATATGGAGCAAATAACGTACAATATCAagg tgTCCAAGATATTTTCAACACTGAATCGATTGCTAAAATAATGTCGAAAAATGGCGTTCTCTTTTTCGGCCTCATGAATAATTCAGCTATTGGTTGTTGGAACGAGCATCAACCACTTCAGAGAGAAAATATG gaTATGGTCGCTCAAAATAAGAAGACACTTCAAATGATCATtagtatgaaaattttaaaagatttgtaA
- the Mrjp5 gene encoding major royal jelly protein 5 precursor (The RefSeq protein has 10 substitutions, 2 frameshifts, 3 non-frameshifting indels compared to this genomic sequence): MTTWLLLVVCLGIACQGITSVTVRENSPRKLANSMNVIHEWKYLDYDFGSDERRQAAMQSGEYDHTKNYPFDVDQWRGMTFVTVPRYKGVPSSLNVISEKIGNGGRLLQPYPDWSWANYKDCSGIVSAYKIAIDKFDRLWILDSGIINNTQPMCSPKLHVFDLNTSHQLKQVVMPHDIAVNASTGNGGLVSLVVQAMDPVNTIVYMADDKGDALIVYQNSDESFHRLTSNTFDYDPKYIKMMDAGESFTAQDGIFGMALSPMTNNLYYSPLSSRSLYYVNTKPFMKSEYGANNVQYQGVQDIFNTESIAKIMSKNGVLFFGLMNNSAIGCWNEHQPLQRENMDMVAQNEETLQTVVAMKMMHLPQSNKMNRMHRMNRVNRVNRMDRMDRIDRMDRMDRMDTMDTMDRIDRMDRMDRIDRIDRMHTMDTMDTMDRTDKMSSMDRMDRMDRVDRMDTMDRTDKMSSMDRMDRMDRVDTMDTMDTMDRMDRMDRMDRMDRMDRMDTMDRTDKMSRIDRMDKIDRMDRMDRTNRMDRMNRMNRQMNEYMMALSMKLQKFINNDYNFNEVNFRILGANVNDLIMNTRCANSDNQNNNQNKHNN; the protein is encoded by the exons ATGACAACTTGGTTGTTGCTGGTCGTGTGCCTTGGCATAGCTTGTCAAGGTATCACAAGCGTCACTGTTCGAGAAAATTCTCCGAGAAAGTTGGCAAATTCGATGAACGTGATTCACGAATGGAAATATCTCGATTATGATTTCGGTAGCGACGAAAGGAGGCAAGCTGCGATTCAATCTGGCGAATATGACCATACGAAAAATTATCCCTTCGATGTCGATCAATGGCGTg GTATGACTTTTGTAACCGTACCAAGATACAAAGGTGTACCTTCTTCTTTGAACGTGATATCTAAGAAAATTGGCAACGGTGGACGACTTCTACAACCGTATCCTGATTGGTCGTGGGCGAACTATAAAGATTGCTCTGGAATAGTGAGCGCTTACAAAATTGCG ATCGACAAGTTCGACAGATTGTGGATTCTGGACTCAggtattatcaataatactCAACCCATGTGTTCACCAAAATTGCATGTCTTTGATCTCAATACCTCACAGCAGCTTAAGCAAGTTGTAATGCCGCATGATATTACCGTAAATGCCAGTACA AATGGG GGACTCGTATCACTAGTTGTTCAAGCTATGGATCCTGTGAATACTATC GTGTATATGGCAGATGACAAAGGTGATGCTTTAATCGTCTACCAAAATTCTGACGATTCCTTCCATCGATTGACTTCCAACACTTTCGATTACGATcccaaatatatcaaaatgatGGCCGCGGGAGAAAGTTTCACAGCGAAAGATGGAATTTTTGGAATGGCACTCAGCCCCATGACAAACAATCTTTATTACAGCCCTCTTTCTTCTCGCAGTTTGTATTATGTTAATACAAAACCATTCATGAAATCAGAATATGGAGCAAATAACGTACAATATCAagg tgTCCAAGATATTTTCAACACTGAATCGATTGCTAAAATAATGTCGAAAAATGGCGTTCTCTTTTTCGGCCTCATGAATAATTCAGCTATTGGTTGTTGGAACGAGCATCAACCACTTCAGAGAGAAAATATG gaTATGGTCGCACAGAATGAAGAGACTCTTCAAACGGTCGTTGCTATGAAAATGATACATCTCCCACAATCCAACAAGATGAATAGGATGCATAGGATGAATAGAGTGAATAGAGTGAATAGAATGGATAGAATGGATAGAATAGATAGGATGGATAGGATGGATAGGATGGATACAATGGATACAATGGATAGAATGGATAGAATAGATAGGATAGATAGGATGGATAGAATAGATAGGATAGATAGGATGGATACAATGGATACAATGGATACAATGGATAGAACAGATAAGATGAGTAGCATGGATAGGATGGATAGAATGGATAGGGTGGATAGGATGGATACAATGGATAGAACAGATAAGATGAGTAGCATGGATAGGATGGATAGAATGGATAGGGTGGATACAATGGATACAATGGATAGAATGGATAGGATGGATAGGATGGATAGAATGGATAGAATGGATAGGATGGATACAATGGATAGAACAGATAAGATGAGTAGGATAGATAGAATAGATAGAATGGATAGGATGGATAGGACAAATAGAATGGATAGAATGAATAGGATGAATAgacaaatgaatgaatatatgatGGCTTTGAGTATGAAAttacagaaatttataaataatgattataatttcaacGAAGTAAACTTCCGAATTTTGGGTGCAAATGTAAacgatttaataatgaatactCGTTGTGCAAATTCTGACAATCAGAATAACAATCAAAATAagcataataattaa
- the LOC102654393 gene encoding major royal jelly protein 2-like, with amino-acid sequence MTIEGKSLTLEDGVFGMALSPVTNNLYYSPLSSHGLYYINTESFMKSQYGKNNVQYSGVEDIYPIIR; translated from the exons atgacgatcgaaggaaaaagtCTCACATTGGAAGATGGAGTTTTTGGAATGGCACTTAGTCCTGTGACGAACAATCTTTATTACAGTCCTCTCTCTTCTCAtggtttgtattatattaacacgGAATCATTCATGAAATCacaatatggaaaaaataacgTGCAATATAGtgg agTTGAAGACATATACCCAATTATCCGCTAA
- the Mrjp2 gene encoding major royal jelly protein 2 isoform X1 translates to MTRWLFMVACLGIACQGAIVRENSPRNLEKSLNVIHEWKYFDYDFGSEERRQAAIQSGEYDHTKNYPFDVDQWRDKTFVTILRYDGVPSTLNVISDKTGKGGRLLKPYPDWSFAEFKDCSKIVSAFKIAIDKFDRLWVLDSGLVNRTVPVCAPKLHVFDLKTSNHLKQIEIPHDIAVNATTGKGGLVSLAVQAIDLANTLVYMADHKGDALIVYQNADDSFHRLTSNTFDYDPRYAKMTIDGESFTLKNGICGMALSPVTNNLYYSPLASHGLYYVNTAPFMKSQFGENNVQYQGSEDILNTQSLAKAVSKNGVLFVGLVGNSAVGCWNEHQSLQRQNLEMVAQNDRTLQMIAGMKIKEELPHFVGSNKPVKDEYMLVLSNRMQKIVNDDFNFDDVNFRILGANVKELIRNTHCVNNNQNDNIQNTNNQNDNNQKNNKKNANNQKNNNQNDN, encoded by the exons atgacaAGGTGGTTGTTCATGGTGGCATGCCTCGGCATAGCTTGTCAAGGCGCCATTGTTCGAGAAAATTCTCCAAGAAACTTGGAAAAATCATTGAACGTAATTCACGAATGGAAGTATTTTGATTATGACTTCGGTAGCGAAGAAAGAAGACAAGCTGCGATTCAATCTGGCGAATATGACCATACGAAAAATTATCCCTTCGACGTCGATCAATGGCGtg ATAAGACTTTTGTCACCATACTAAGATACGATGGTGTGCCTTCTACTTTGAACGTGATATCTGATAAAACTGGTAAGGGTGGACGACTTCTAAAACCATATCCTGATTGGTCGTTTGCAGAGTTTAAAGATTGCTCTAAAATTGTGAGCGCTTTCAAAATTGCG ATTGACAAATTCGACAGATTGTGGGTTTTGGATTCAGGTCTTGTCAATAGAACTGTACCTGTATGTGCTCCAAAGTTGCACGTCTTTGATCTGAAAACCTCAAATCACCTTAAGCAAATCGAGATACCGCATGATATTGCCGTGAATGCCACCACAGGAAAGGGAGGGCTAGTGTCTCTGGCTGTTCAAGCTATAGATCTTGCAAATACTTTA gTGTACATGGCAGACCATAAGGGTGATGCTTTAATCGTTTACCAAAATGCCGATGATTCCTTCCATCGATTGACTTCCAACACTTTCGACTACGATCCCAGATATGCCAAAATGACGATCGATGGAGAAAGTTTCACActgaaaaatggaatttgtGGAATGGCTCTTAGTCCCGTGACGAACAATCTTTATTACAGTCCTCTCGCTTCTCACGGTTTGTATTATGTTAACACGGCACCATTTATGAAATCACAATTTGGAGAAAATAACGTCCAATACCAagg atCCGAAGATATTTTGAACACGCAATCATTGGCTAAAGCAGTATCGAAAAATGGCGTCCTCTTCGTCGGACTTGTGGGTAATTCAGCTGTTGGCTGCTGGAACGAGCATCAATCACTTCAGAGACAAAATTTa GAAATGGTCGCCCAAAATGACAGAACACTTCAAATGATCGCAGGTATGAAAATTAAGGAAGAGCTTCCACATTTCGTAGGAAGCAACAAACCTGTAAAGGATGAATATATGTTAGTTTTAAGTAACAGAATGCAGAAAATAGTAaatgatgattttaatttcgacgATGTAAACTTCCGAATTTTGGGTGCAAATGTAAaggaattaataagaaatactcATTGCGTAAATAACAATCAGAATGATAACATTCAAAATACTAACAATCAGAATGATAACAATCAGAAGAATAACAAGAAGAATGCTAACAATCAAAAGAATAACAATCAGAATGATAATTAA
- the Mrjp2 gene encoding major royal jelly protein 2 precursor (The RefSeq protein has 1 substitution compared to this genomic sequence), which translates to MTRWLFMVACLGIACQGAIVRENSPRNLEKSLNVIHEWKYFDYDFGSEERRQAAIQSGEYDHTKNYPFDVDQWRDKTFVTILRYDGVPSTLNVISGKTGKGGRLLKPYPDWSFAEFKDCSKIVSAFKIAIDKFDRLWVLDSGLVNRTVPVCAPKLHVFDLKTSNHLKQIEIPHDIAVNATTGKGGLVSLAVQAIDLANTLVYMADHKGDALIVYQNADDSFHRLTSNTFDYDPRYAKMTIDGESFTLKNGICGMALSPVTNNLYYSPLASHGLYYVNTAPFMKSQFGENNVQYQGSEDILNTQSLAKAVSKNGVLFVGLVGNSAVGCWNEHQSLQRQNLEMVAQNDRTLQMIAGMKIKEELPHFVGSNKPVKDEYMLVLSNRMQKIVNDDFNFDDVNFRILGANVKELIRNTHCVNNNQNDNIQNTNNQNDNNQKNNKKNANNQKNNNQNDN; encoded by the exons atgacaAGGTGGTTGTTCATGGTGGCATGCCTCGGCATAGCTTGTCAAGGCGCCATTGTTCGAGAAAATTCTCCAAGAAACTTGGAAAAATCATTGAACGTAATTCACGAATGGAAGTATTTTGATTATGACTTCGGTAGCGAAGAAAGAAGACAAGCTGCGATTCAATCTGGCGAATATGACCATACGAAAAATTATCCCTTCGACGTCGATCAATGGCGtg ATAAGACTTTTGTCACCATACTAAGATACGATGGTGTGCCTTCTACTTTGAACGTGATATCTGATAAAACTGGTAAGGGTGGACGACTTCTAAAACCATATCCTGATTGGTCGTTTGCAGAGTTTAAAGATTGCTCTAAAATTGTGAGCGCTTTCAAAATTGCG ATTGACAAATTCGACAGATTGTGGGTTTTGGATTCAGGTCTTGTCAATAGAACTGTACCTGTATGTGCTCCAAAGTTGCACGTCTTTGATCTGAAAACCTCAAATCACCTTAAGCAAATCGAGATACCGCATGATATTGCCGTGAATGCCACCACAGGAAAGGGAGGGCTAGTGTCTCTGGCTGTTCAAGCTATAGATCTTGCAAATACTTTA gTGTACATGGCAGACCATAAGGGTGATGCTTTAATCGTTTACCAAAATGCCGATGATTCCTTCCATCGATTGACTTCCAACACTTTCGACTACGATCCCAGATATGCCAAAATGACGATCGATGGAGAAAGTTTCACActgaaaaatggaatttgtGGAATGGCTCTTAGTCCCGTGACGAACAATCTTTATTACAGTCCTCTCGCTTCTCACGGTTTGTATTATGTTAACACGGCACCATTTATGAAATCACAATTTGGAGAAAATAACGTCCAATACCAagg atCCGAAGATATTTTGAACACGCAATCATTGGCTAAAGCAGTATCGAAAAATGGCGTCCTCTTCGTCGGACTTGTGGGTAATTCAGCTGTTGGCTGCTGGAACGAGCATCAATCACTTCAGAGACAAAATTTa GAAATGGTCGCCCAAAATGACAGAACACTTCAAATGATCGCAGGTATGAAAATTAAGGAAGAGCTTCCACATTTCGTAGGAAGCAACAAACCTGTAAAGGATGAATATATGTTAGTTTTAAGTAACAGAATGCAGAAAATAGTAaatgatgattttaatttcgacgATGTAAACTTCCGAATTTTGGGTGCAAATGTAAaggaattaataagaaatactcATTGCGTAAATAACAATCAGAATGATAACATTCAAAATACTAACAATCAGAATGATAACAATCAGAAGAATAACAAGAAGAATGCTAACAATCAAAAGAATAACAATCAGAATGATAATTAA